From Pedobacter aquae:
GAAGAAAATTGGGATGAGTCTCCTTACGGCTTTTGTTGGCGGAGCAATTGCTGTAGGTGCTTATAAATTACTGGAAGATAAATCTTTCCAAGGTATGGGGCTTGATGAAAGACAAAAGGTTTATTTCGCAAACAACCCAGGTTCAGAAATTATATCTTCAACTGGCGCATTAGATTTTACACAAGCTGCGGCGGCTGTTTCGCCGGGTGTGGTTCACGTAAGAACTACTTATAACCGTACGGCTTCATCTGGCGGTTCTTCAGATCCATTTGGAGATATGTTTGAAGATTTCTTTGGAAGAAGAGGTCGCCCACAATCTAACACCCCGGCAATGGGTAAAGGTTCTGGTGTTATTGTTACTGGCGATGGTTACATCATGACCAACAATCACGTAGTAGAAGATGCAGACAAAATTGAAGTTATTTTAACAGATAAAAGAGTTTTACAAGCTAAAGTTATCGGTCGCGATAAAAATACCGATTTAGCTTTGATAAAAATTGATGCTAATGATTTGCCTATTGTTAAGCTAGGCAATTCTGACGATGTTAGGGTAGGAGAATGGGTATTAGCCGTAGGTTATCCACTTACTTTAGAATCAACCGTAACGGCTGGTATTGTAAGTGCAAAAGCAAGATCTATTGGAATTTTAGCTCAAGATCAAATCAATCCGAGAGATTATGATCCAGAAAATCCTCCGGTTAACTCTTCTATAGAATCATTTATCCAAACAGATGCGGTAATTAATAGAGGAAATAGTGGCGGTGCTTTAGTAAATACAAAAGGCGAGCTTATAGGTATAAACTCTGCTATTGCTTCGCGTTCTGGCGTTTATGAAGGTTATGGTTTCGCCATCCCAGTTAATTTAGCTAAAAAAGTAATGGATGACTTTATCAAATACGGTGAAGTTAAACGTGGCTTTATTGGTGTAACTTTTCAAGAGCTTAACGCCGATGTTGCCCAAAGTTTAAAAATTAAAGAAATAAACGGTTTATATGTGTCTTCAACTGTAGATGGTGGCGCAGCTGCTAGTGCAGGAATTAAAAAAGGCGATATTATCAAAAAATTAAATGGTGATAACGTGATTACTTCTTCCGAATTACAAGAGAAAATTGGCAGAATGCGCCCCGGAGATAAAGTACAATTAACCGTTTTAAGAGAGGGTGATTTAAAAACTTTTAACCTTACTTTAAAAGGAGCAGAAGCTAACAAACTAGCCGCTAATAATTCTTCTATTGCTTCAACAGAAATCATGAACACCTTAGGTGCAACTTTTACTCCTTTAAAAGATGCTGATAAGAAAAAATATGGTGTAAGCTCTGGTGTTATAGTAAATAGTGTAGCCCCAGGTAAAGCCTTTGATATGTATGAAGTACCAAAAGGAACTATTATAACAGGTATTAATGGTAGAGGCGTTAATAATACAGATCAAGTTAATGCTGCTTTAAGCGCAACCAAAAACAATATGCTCTCTATCCAGGGCATTACTCCAGATGGTGGTCAGTTCCGCTTTACTTTCCCTGTAAAATAATTTTTGATAATATATATATTAAATAGAAAGTCCTGAAGAAATTCTTCAGGACTTTCTATTTTTGTAACTATGCTAAACCAGCTTTACCAAGTTAAAATTGCCGAAGAAGATTTAATATTGTTACCAGAAAAAGCAGTTTTATTCCCTCAATATAAAACATTGTTACTGGCTGATGTACATTTAGGTAAAGGTGGGCATTTCAGAAAATCAGGAATTCCTATACCTAAACAACTGGCACAAGAAGATTTAGCAACCCTATCAGACCTGATAGACAAACACCAACCAGAAACTATTATTTTTTTGGGAGATTTATTTCATAGTGATTTTAATCAAGATTGGGAGTGGTTTAGGCTTTGGCGAGAGCTACATCAACACCTAAAATTGATTTTAGTTAAAGGCAATCATGATATTTTGCCAGATTCTTTGTATCAAGAGCTTAATATTAAAGTTATTCACGAGTATAAACTAGGCTCTTTACTACTCTTGCATGATTTACCTAAAGAAAAACCCAACAACTTTATACTTTACGGACATTTGCATCCCGGAATTACCATTTCTGGCAAAGGAAAACAAAAAATTAGCCTGCCTTGTTTTTATTTCAGAGAAAGCAGTGGTATTTTACCAGCATTTGGTAAGTTTACAGGGAAATACACTTTAAAAAACACCGAAGACGCAGAAATTTTTGCTGTTGGGGGCTCAAAAATCTTTAAAGTGTAGAATAAAAATTTAATACACACGTTTGCCTTTAATAATTTATTAACTATTTTAACGATTATTTATGGATTATTTGATGAAATGTGCTTTTCAATGAATTATTTTCATTCTTGAAAATGAAAAAAATTAGAATGGTTCTAAATAAGTATTTATATTTTAAATAGTCAAAACCATTTCTAATTTTCAGCATTTAATAAATACTTTTGCAAACAAAAAAACCTTAAATACAATATAATGAGCAATTTTTCTAAAACTTTTTCCTCAACCTTAGGGAAGAAACTGATCATGTGTTTAACCGGTTTATTTTTATGTTCTTTCCTACTCATCCACTTAATTGGAAATTTCCAGTTATTTAAAGACGATGCCGGATTAGCATTTAATGAATACGCTTATTTCATGACCAATTTCCCACCCATCAAGGTTGTATCGTACTTACTTTATCTTTCCATTTTGGTACACACCATTTGGGCTATCATGCTAACGCAAAAAAACAAAGCTGCTCGTCCTATTTCTTATGCAAAAAAAGGTGGTAACGGCAGTATTTGGTCATCAAGAAACATGGGTATTTTAGGTACCATGATTTTTGTCTTCATAGCGGTACACATGAGCAATTTCTGGTATAATTACCATTGGGGTACTACACCTTACATAGAGTATCGTACAGATTTAAACACAGGCGTTACACAAGTTAAAGAACTTACCGAGGCTGAGTTTACTGGTCATTTATCTTATGTAGATAATGGTGTACAAATCATTAAAGCGAAAGATTTATACAAAGCGGTTGCTTTTTCTTTCCAACAACTTTGGATAGTGGCATTATACGTTGCTGCAATGGCGGCACTTGCTTTCCACTTATTACATGGTTTCCAAAGTGCCTTCCAAACCTTAGGATGGAACCACAGTAAATATAAACCTTTGATAAACTTTCTTGGGGTTTGGGTGTTTTCAGTATTAGTCCCAATAGGGTTTGCTGCAATGCCTTTATATTTCTTTTTTAAATAAGTAGATAACACAGGAATACATGCATATTCCTTATAAAATAGATAAAGATGAAGTTAGATGCAAAAATTCCAGAAGGCCCAATAGCCGAAAAATGGAGTAAACACAAATTCAATCTAAAACTGGTAAACCCTGCAAACAAACGTAAATACGATGTTATCGTAGTAGGTACAGGTTTAGCAGGTGCATCAGCTGCTGCCTCATTGGCAGAGTTAGGCTACAATGTAAAAGCTTTTTGTTTCCAAGATAGCCCAAGAAGAGCGCATTCTATTGCGGCTCAAGGTGGTATCAATGCGGCAAAAAATTACCGTAATGATGGAGACTCTATTCACCGTTTATTTTATGACACCATAAAAGGTGGAGATTATAGGGCTAGAGAAGCAAACGTTTACCGTTTAGCAGAAGTTTCAGTTAATATTATTGATCAATGCGTGGCTCAAGGTGTTCCTTTTGCTCGTGAATATGGTGGTTTACTAGACAACCGTTCTTTTGGCGGGGCACAAGTATCCAGAACGTTTTACGCTCGTGGACAAACCGGACAGCAGTTACTTTTAGGCGCATACTCTGCACTTAACCGTCAAATTAATGAGGGTAAAGTAAAGATGTATACCCGCTCAGAAATGTTAGACTTAGTGGTGGTAGACGGTAAAGCCCAAGGTATAGTAACACGTAATTTGGTTAATGGTAAAATAGAAACACATGCAGCACATGCAGTACTTTTATGTACTGGTGGCTACGGAAACGTATTCTATTTATCAACCAACGCTATGGGTTCTAACGTTACAGCGGCATGGAGAGCACACAAACGTGGTGCATTCTTTGGTAACCCTTGCTATACGCAAATTCACCCAACTTGTATCCCGGTAACGGGAGACCACCAGTCTAAGCTTACGCTGATGTCTGAGTCATTAAGAAATGATGGTAGAGTTTGGGTTCCTAAAACTGTTGAGCTTTCGCAAAAATTAAATAGCGGAGAGATAAAGGCTAAAGACATTAAAGAAGAGGATAGAGATTATTTCTTAGAGCGCAAATATCCATCGTTTGGTAACTTGGTTCCGCGTGATGTGGCTTCAAGAAATGCTAAACAAGTTTGTGATGAAGGGCGTGGTGTAGGAAAATCAGGCTTAGCCGTATTCTTAGACTTCTCTGATTCTATCAATAGGTTAGGAAAAGACAGTGTTGCAGCTAAATACGGAAACTTATTTGATATGTATTATCAAATTACTGATGAGAACCCGTATGAGCAGCCTATGAGAATTTACCCTGCGGTACACTATACCATGGGTGGTCTTTGGGTTGATTATAACTTAATGACATCTGTACCGGGCTTATATGCTTTAGGAGAAGCCAACTTCTCTGACCACGGTGCTAACCGTTTAGGTGCATCTGCATTAATGCAAGGTTTAGCTGATGGTTATTTCGTAATCCCTTACACTGTGGGTGATTATTTAGCAACCATAGGCCCAGCTCCTATCAATGCTAACCATCCTGCTTTTGAGCAAACCAAGAAAGAAGTTGAAGAAAACATCAAAACCTTACTTTCTTTAAGAGGAAACAAAACGGTTGATGAGTACCATAGAGATTTAGGAAAAATCATGTGGGAATACTGTGGCATGTCTCGTAGCGAGGAAGGCTTGAAAAAAGCTAAGAAACTTATTTCTGATTTAAAAGAAGACTTCTGGAAAAATGCCATTGTGTTAGGTGAAGGCGAAGAAGTAAATCAATCATTAGAAAAAGCTGGTCGTGTAGCAGATTTTATCGAGCTAGGCGAGCTTATGGTAGACGATGCTTTAAACCGTAACGAGTCTTGCGGTGGACACTTCAGAGAAGAGTATCAAACACCAGAAGGCGAGGCTTTAAGAAACGATGATGATTACGCTTATGTAGCAGCATGGGAGTATAAAGGCCAAAACCAACCAGAAGAATTACATAAAGAAGAGTTGGTATTTGAGAATGTTAAATTAACACAACGTAGTTATAAATAGTAGAAAGTAAAAAGTAGAAAGTAAAAAGTAAGAAGACTTTAAATAGTCTAGATACTTGATACTCAATACTCAATACTCAATACTCAATACTAAAAATATATGAGTGGACATATGAATCTGACGTTAAAAGTTTGGCGTCAAAAAAATAGTCAAACCCCAGGAAAGTTTGTTACTTATAAGGCAGAAGAAATATCTCCTGATATGTCTTTCTTGGAAATGCTAGATGTGGTTAATGAGAAATTGGTTAAAACTCAAGAAGACCCCATTCAATTTGATCATGATTGCCGCGAAGGTATTTGCGGTATGTGTTCTTTAATGATTAATGGCGAACCACATGGCCCTAAAAGAGCAACTACTACTTGCCAACTTCACATGCGTAGCTTTAATGATGGCGAAACTATCGTTATTGAGCCCTGGAGAGCTGCTGCTTTTCCTGTAGTTAAAGATTTAGCGGTAGACAGAGGTGCTTTTGATAGAATACAACAAGCAGGCGGTTATGTTTCTGTTGGTACTGGTGGTGTACCAGATGCTAACGAGATTTTAATTCCTAAAACTATTGCTGACGAAGCATTTAACTCTGCAACTTGTATAGGTT
This genomic window contains:
- a CDS encoding Do family serine endopeptidase → MTNNMKKIGMSLLTAFVGGAIAVGAYKLLEDKSFQGMGLDERQKVYFANNPGSEIISSTGALDFTQAAAAVSPGVVHVRTTYNRTASSGGSSDPFGDMFEDFFGRRGRPQSNTPAMGKGSGVIVTGDGYIMTNNHVVEDADKIEVILTDKRVLQAKVIGRDKNTDLALIKIDANDLPIVKLGNSDDVRVGEWVLAVGYPLTLESTVTAGIVSAKARSIGILAQDQINPRDYDPENPPVNSSIESFIQTDAVINRGNSGGALVNTKGELIGINSAIASRSGVYEGYGFAIPVNLAKKVMDDFIKYGEVKRGFIGVTFQELNADVAQSLKIKEINGLYVSSTVDGGAAASAGIKKGDIIKKLNGDNVITSSELQEKIGRMRPGDKVQLTVLREGDLKTFNLTLKGAEANKLAANNSSIASTEIMNTLGATFTPLKDADKKKYGVSSGVIVNSVAPGKAFDMYEVPKGTIITGINGRGVNNTDQVNAALSATKNNMLSIQGITPDGGQFRFTFPVK
- the pdeM gene encoding ligase-associated DNA damage response endonuclease PdeM, whose protein sequence is MLNQLYQVKIAEEDLILLPEKAVLFPQYKTLLLADVHLGKGGHFRKSGIPIPKQLAQEDLATLSDLIDKHQPETIIFLGDLFHSDFNQDWEWFRLWRELHQHLKLILVKGNHDILPDSLYQELNIKVIHEYKLGSLLLLHDLPKEKPNNFILYGHLHPGITISGKGKQKISLPCFYFRESSGILPAFGKFTGKYTLKNTEDAEIFAVGGSKIFKV
- a CDS encoding succinate dehydrogenase cytochrome b subunit, which codes for MSNFSKTFSSTLGKKLIMCLTGLFLCSFLLIHLIGNFQLFKDDAGLAFNEYAYFMTNFPPIKVVSYLLYLSILVHTIWAIMLTQKNKAARPISYAKKGGNGSIWSSRNMGILGTMIFVFIAVHMSNFWYNYHWGTTPYIEYRTDLNTGVTQVKELTEAEFTGHLSYVDNGVQIIKAKDLYKAVAFSFQQLWIVALYVAAMAALAFHLLHGFQSAFQTLGWNHSKYKPLINFLGVWVFSVLVPIGFAAMPLYFFFK
- a CDS encoding fumarate reductase/succinate dehydrogenase flavoprotein subunit — translated: MKLDAKIPEGPIAEKWSKHKFNLKLVNPANKRKYDVIVVGTGLAGASAAASLAELGYNVKAFCFQDSPRRAHSIAAQGGINAAKNYRNDGDSIHRLFYDTIKGGDYRAREANVYRLAEVSVNIIDQCVAQGVPFAREYGGLLDNRSFGGAQVSRTFYARGQTGQQLLLGAYSALNRQINEGKVKMYTRSEMLDLVVVDGKAQGIVTRNLVNGKIETHAAHAVLLCTGGYGNVFYLSTNAMGSNVTAAWRAHKRGAFFGNPCYTQIHPTCIPVTGDHQSKLTLMSESLRNDGRVWVPKTVELSQKLNSGEIKAKDIKEEDRDYFLERKYPSFGNLVPRDVASRNAKQVCDEGRGVGKSGLAVFLDFSDSINRLGKDSVAAKYGNLFDMYYQITDENPYEQPMRIYPAVHYTMGGLWVDYNLMTSVPGLYALGEANFSDHGANRLGASALMQGLADGYFVIPYTVGDYLATIGPAPINANHPAFEQTKKEVEENIKTLLSLRGNKTVDEYHRDLGKIMWEYCGMSRSEEGLKKAKKLISDLKEDFWKNAIVLGEGEEVNQSLEKAGRVADFIELGELMVDDALNRNESCGGHFREEYQTPEGEALRNDDDYAYVAAWEYKGQNQPEELHKEELVFENVKLTQRSYK
- a CDS encoding succinate dehydrogenase/fumarate reductase iron-sulfur subunit, producing MSGHMNLTLKVWRQKNSQTPGKFVTYKAEEISPDMSFLEMLDVVNEKLVKTQEDPIQFDHDCREGICGMCSLMINGEPHGPKRATTTCQLHMRSFNDGETIVIEPWRAAAFPVVKDLAVDRGAFDRIQQAGGYVSVGTGGVPDANEILIPKTIADEAFNSATCIGCGACVAACKNASAMLFVSAKVSQYAMLPQGQTERYERAKAMVSQMDDEGFGSCTNTYACEAQCPKEIKVTNIARMNREYFNAEFIKG